A single genomic interval of Schistocerca gregaria isolate iqSchGreg1 unplaced genomic scaffold, iqSchGreg1.2 ptg000400l, whole genome shotgun sequence harbors:
- the LOC126311213 gene encoding uncharacterized protein LOC126311213, with translation MVAHNSSNKGMTRYVWNTKFWPWIPKDDVTVDLSSLPESIKSKYSLKYTPWLLFHPRRPSLPRPSHSTFEDKLLDHTLVTVLKQLLLTSLERNNVLASDILFLEDLVRAKAISYLTQFTDKLRLAIQKEFDRICADFDEQRFFDFVAVSVESLAVVKAAQLYMNAACRPSRGDRWCRLCDSIKFSDRMVCCILCGDSFHSDCIQRVLTRIPNFCVYQNALFCCSGCNCLIQKYESLHIRVKQNRPCKWYSILFSTAFARRPFSSLSERSWTKIRKQYQHHEQMVGSKKSNYLTHKPVQSKEHLECAAKPIKSLRHPKIWDNRFLVTQ, from the exons ATGGTTGCTCACAATTCGAGCAATAAAGGGATGACCAGATATGTGTGGAACACGAAATTCTGGCCGTGGATACCAAAGGATGATGTGACGGTTGATTTGAGTTCCTTACCAGAAAGCATCAAGTCCAAATATTCCTTAAAGTATACTCCTTGGCTGTTGTTTCACCCAAGAAGGCCGAGCCTGCCCAGACCCTCGCACTCCACATTTGAGGACAAAT TGCTCGATCACACTCTGGTGACCGTGTTGAAACAGCTGTTACT GACCAGCCTAGAGAGAAACAACGTGCTTGCGTCAGACATCTTGTTTTTAGAAGACTTGGTTCGTGCAAAGGCCATATCCTACCTGACCCAATTCACC GATAAGTTGCGCTTGGCCATACAGAAGGAGTTTGACAGGATTTGCGCCGATTttgatgagcagagattttttgATTTTGTGGCTGTGTCTGTTGAGAGCCTGGCTGTCGTGAAAGCCGCGCAGCTCTACATGAACGCGGCCTGTCGGCCATCCAGAGGAGATCGTTGGTGTCGACTGTGTGATTCCATAAAGTTTTCGGACAGAATGGTTTGCTGCATTTTGTGCGGAGACTCGTTTCATTCCGACTGCATCCAGCGCGTACTGACCCGAATTCCTAACTTTTGTGTATACCAAAACGCTCTATTTTGCTGCTCTGGGTGCAACTGTCTTATTCAAAAATACGAAAGCCTACATATTCGCGTTAAACAAAACAGGCCCTGCAAGTGGTACTCTATTCTATTCTCGACGGCGTTCGCGAGACGCCCGTTTTCCAGCCTCTCGGAGCGCAGCTGGACAAAAATAAGGAAGCAATACCAACATCACGAACAGATGGTCGGTTCCAAAAAGTCTAACTACCTCACGCACAAACCTGTCCAGAGCAAAGAGCACCTGGAGTGCGCGGCGAAGCCCATCAAGTCACTCCGTCACCCCAAAATTTGGGACAACCGCTTTCTGGTGACTcagtga
- the LOC126311211 gene encoding uncharacterized protein LOC126311211 yields the protein MDERLRTFALAWIVAGWLLCLAEAKYRYASSDLEDPLSVLLQLQPSTGGPYGRDVENVLMRTTYYTEDIVNVVFLDRDADRWRVPDAVLPGPQNASHPNLEVSLSKGESFGFSIRRRADAEQRPIFEVSDDGGLVFEDRYLEITTSLPGDPVIYGLGERVAPLRLPYDDRTYTIFTKDLATPEFLNVYGAHPFYMEMRNGKAHGVLLLNSNGMDVVLKNESLTFKVMGGVLDFFFFNGPTPRDVVRQYLYVIGKTHFPPYWSLGWHQCRYGYKTVQETAEVVQKYADAGIPLEAMWNDIDYMDGYRDFTVDPVNFPEGEVRSLASRLHSHHQKYVLIFDPGIKVDYQYEAFLEGMRKDVFVKSAAESYLLGRVWPGDVYFVDFTHPRAAEYWGGELQKFHKKVGFDGIWIDMNEVSNFCDGECSKDPRGGADERSRWFKRIEWVSSALYSLCVRQLLGLLQMVLRTDWFKTHSPQSPLSRPPSAAPSFAPENGGEPMDAHTISLSAVQSLSTAYNVHNLYGHTEAAATYEAANRIYEKRTLIITRSSFVGTGRYAGHWLGDNHSTWKDLHYSISGSITMGLFGIPLVGADICGFIGNTTSELCARWIQLGAFYTFSRNHNEKEAVSQEPYAFGPALSKTAKNTIKLKYSLLPYYYTLFYESHTLGDPVLRGLFYEFPDDANTLENDRQLMVGPYLMVVPVLQEKAVSVDGYLPSGLWYDYFTGELYNCTCPQDRLRTFDAPLHKINLLLRGGGILPLQDPGMTTYESRGNPFRLLVSLDEGLRAEGKLYLDDGQSLDSLEREKYTLIHFSVAESTLHIVPQVLNYIPQPRSVLKEIKIHGSPDVSRVTIDSKELSKSSWEVVSGSRWRTLVISHPINLFSSATTTVQWS from the exons ATGGACGAGAGACTGCGAACCTTCGCGCTCGCGTGGATCGTGGCGGGCTGGCTCCTGTGCCTGGCGGAGGCCAAGTACCGATACGCGAGCTCCGATTTGGAGGATCCACTG TCGGTATTGCTGCAACTTCAGCCGAGCACGGGGGGGCCCTACGGCCGCGACGTCGAGAACGTGCTCATGAGGACCACCTATTACACGGAGGACATCGTCAACGTTGTGTTTCTTGATAGAGATGCGGACCGGTGGCGGGTGCCCGACGCGGTGCTCCCCGGTCCGCAAAACGCGAGTCACCCCAACTTGGAGGTTTCCCTTTCGAAGGGCGAGTCGTTTGGGTTTTCGATCAGACGGCGCGCCGACGCGGAACAGCGGCCCATCTTCGAAGTTTCCGACGACGGCGGCTTGGTGTTCGAGGACCGGTACCTTGAGATAACCACCTCGCTTCCGGGGGACCCGGTGATTTACGGGCTCGGAGAGCGCGTGGCGCCGCTGCGTTTGCCCTACGACGACCGCACATACACGATTTTTACAAAGGACTTGGCCACTCCGGAGTTCTTGAACGTCTACGGCGCGCACCCTTTTTACATGGAGATGAGGAACGGCAAGGCGCACGGCGTGCTCCTGCTGAACAGCAACGGCATGGACGTCGTGCTGAAGAACGAGTCCCTGACGTTCAAGGTTATGGGGGGCGTGCTGGACTTCTTCTTCTTCAACGGTCCGACCCCCAGGGACGTGGTGCGCCAGTACCTGTACGTGATCGGGAAGACGCACTTTCCGCCGTATTGGAGTCTCGGGTGGCACCAGTGTCGATACGGGTACAAGACGGTGCAGGAGACGGCCGAGGTCGTGCAGAAGTACGCGGACGCCGGGATTCCGCTGGAGGCCATGTGGAACGACATCGATTACATGGACGG TTATCGAGATTTCACGGTCGACCCAGTCAACTTTCCGGAGGGCGAGGTGAGGTCGCTGGCGAGCAGGCTGCACAGCCACCACCAGAAGTACGTGTTGATTTTCGACCCCGGCATCAAGGTCGACTACCAGTACGAGGCGTTTTTGGAGGGCATGAGGAAGGACGTCTTCGTCAAGAGCGCTGCCGAGTCGTACTTGCTCGGCAGAGTCTGGCCCGGAGACGTGTACTTCGTCGACTTCACGCACCCGAGGGCGGCCGAGTACTGGGGCGGAGAGCTGCAAAAGTTCCACAAAAAGGTCGGATTCGACGGGATCTGGATCGACATGAACGAAGTGTCGAACTTTTGCGACGGAGAGTGCTCCAAGGACCCTCGAGGCGGGGCGGACGAGCGTTCGCGCTGGTTTAAGAGAATCGAGTGGGTCTCGTCGGCGCTCTACTCGCTGTGCGTACGGCAGTTACTAGGCCTTTTGCAAATGGTGCTCAGGACCGACTGGTTCAAGACTCATTCCCCTCAGTCCCCGCTCTCTCGACCGCCCAGCGCGGCGCCCTCTTTCGCGCCCGAAAACGGCGGAGAGCCCATGGACGCGCACACCATCTCGCTGTCGGCCGTTCAATCGCTCTCGACGGCGTACAACGTGCACAACCTCTACGGCCACACCGAAGCCGCGGCGACGTACGAGGCGGCGAACAGAATCTACGAAAAACGAACGCTGATCATCACGAGGTCTAGCTTCGTGGGAACCGGCCGATACGCCGGCCACTGGCTCGGAGACAATCACTCCACTTGGAAGGACCTCCACTACTCGATTTCCGGAAGCATCACGATGGGCCTCTTCGGCATCCCTCTAGTCGGCGCCGACATTTGCGGGTTCATCGGAAACACGACGTCGGAGTTGTGTGCTCGCTGGATTCAACTGGGCGCCTTCTACACGTTCAGTCGAAACCACAACGAAAAGGAAGCCGTCTCCCAAGAGCCGTACGCCTTCGGCCCCGCTTTATCGAAGACCGCCAAAAACACGATAAAGCTCAAGTACTCGCTGCTGCCCTACTACTACACGCTGTTCTACGAGTCCCACACGCTGGGGGACCCCGTGCTGAGGGGCCTGTTCTACGAGTTCCCCGACGACGCCAACACTCTGGAAAACGATCGCCAACTGATGGTGGGACCGTACTTGATGGTCGTTCCCGTGCTGCAAGAAAAAGCCGTCTCCGTCGACGGGTATTTGCCGTCCGGACTCTGGTACGACTACTTCACCGGAGAACTCTACAACTGCACCTGTCCCCAGGACCGCCTGCGGACGTTCGACGCGCCGCTCCACAAGATCAACCTTCTTCTCCGCGGCGGGGGAATCCTGCCCCTCCAGGACCCAGGCATGACCACTTACGAGTCTCGGGGAAACCCCTTCCGACTCCTCGTCTCTCTTGATGAGGGCCTTCGAGCCGAGGGCAAGCTCTATCTCGACGACGGACAATCGCTCGATTCGTTGGAAAGGGAAAAGTACACGCTGATCCACTTTTCCGTCGCCGAGTCCACTCTGCACATTGTCCCACAAGTGCTCAACTACATCCCCCAGCCTCGCTCTGTGCTCAAGGAAATCAAGATTCACGGGTCGCCCGACGTCAGTCGGGTCACAATTGACTCGAAGGAACTCTCGAAATCTTCTTGGGAAGTGGTCTCGGGAAGTCGCTGGCGCACGCTCGTCATCTCTCATCCCATCAACCTTTTCAGCTCAGCTACCACCACCGTCCAGTGGTCGTGA
- the LOC126311214 gene encoding uncharacterized protein LOC126311214, which translates to MNHFERSISQWVNELVRRNEYVDEKTVISHLKGKMESARTPEDRLVAQEYLLRYIDMVRGPPLSSRASADAARRLVLNSLSQNARADKSSVDAWRRESGERHEGRKYRKSTTRRGEDGPKRSARDSTSSSSSGNGSGKGAPPASDVEPGDAQRESCYKRAKKRRGRCDEDAGGDAGARHL; encoded by the exons ATGAACCACTTCGAACGAAGCATAAGCCAGTGGGTGAACGAGCTCGTCAGGAGGAACGAATATGTCGACGAGAAAACAG TTATCTCGCACCTCAAGGGAAAGATGGAGAGCGCTAGAACCCCCGAAGACAGACTGGTCGCGCAGGAGTACCTGTTGAGGTACATCGACATGGTTCGGGGGCCGCCGCTCAGCAGTCGGGCGAGCGCCGACGCCGCGAGGAGACTGGTGCTCAATTCGCTGTCGCAGAACGCCAGAGCGGACAAGAGCTCCGTCGACGCGTGGCGCCGCGAGTCGGGCGAGAGACACGAGGGAAGGAAGTACAGGAAGTCGACGACGCGGAGAGGCGAAGACGGACCGAAGAGATCGGCGCGCGACTCGACTAGTTCTTCCTCGAGCGGCAACGGGTCCGGAAAGGGAGCACCGCCCGCGAGCGACGTCGAGCCTGGCGACGCGCAGAGGGAATCTTGCTACAAAAGGGCGAAGAAGAGAAGAGGTCGATGCGACGAAGACGCAGGTGGGGACGCCGGCGCGCGTCACCTCTGA